A stretch of the Rosa rugosa chromosome 5, drRosRugo1.1, whole genome shotgun sequence genome encodes the following:
- the LOC133711787 gene encoding uncharacterized protein LOC133711787 codes for MRKWDIQKLIQNWTSFNSLKKLEKIFENLKEDREESESEEEENRSDEAKTVPEGEEKGTDDQNCENKEDNLQVEVAEQETTSEKNKWEKELQKKEEEIRYITVEKDNLKTKLNEKEQELRKITEDMMNLEERNATLVTDNFCLASSSILLGWKTVWSTSFKTGFKRHDHGRTDSKLLEKESQGLDVPTFMNPLCWNSAENLTVYYVHLYLCEPLFQNLARSNYIFFPISHE; via the exons ATGAGAAAATGGGACATCCAGAAGCTGATACAGAATTGGACAAGTTTTAACAGCTTGAAAAAACTAGAG aaaatctttgaaaacctgaaggaggatagagaggaatcagaatccgaggaagaggagaatagatcagatgaagcaaagacagttccggaaggagaggaaaaaggaactgatgatcagaattgtgaaaacaaagaagataacctacaagttgaggtggctgaacaggaaacaacttcagaaaaaaacaagtgggagaaagagcttcagaaaaaggaggaggagataagaTATATCACTGTGGAGAAAGATAATTTGAAGACAAAACTGAACGAAAAGGAACAGGAACTAAGGAAAATCACGGAGGACATGATGAATCTGGAGGAACGAAATGCTACACTTGTGACCGACAATTTCTGCCTTGCATCATcg AGTATACTTCTGGGATGGAAGACAGTATGGAGCACAAGTTTCAAGACAGGATTTAAAAGACATGATCATGGACGAACCGATAGCAAGCTGTTGGAGAAAGAATCACAAGGCTTGGATGTCCCAACTTTTATGAATCCCTTGTGTTGG aattctgcagaaaatttgacGGTGTATTATGTACATCTGTACCTATGCGAACCACTGTTCCAGAATCTGGCAAGATCCAACTATATATTCTTCCCAATCTCACATGAATAA